One Ogataea parapolymorpha DL-1 chromosome VI, whole genome shotgun sequence DNA window includes the following coding sequences:
- a CDS encoding Chitin deacetylase 2, with amino-acid sequence MRFNFTPLSLAFCIFKGRFTLAAPAELETQGATTHHFTELSSVNISMMATTPMPKWLSDVTGLKEWPGADPPYIPLDFIDLKAIPNFPPRPAGTCPPDRSSCSFDCFKCISFDDAYTCPVLSQTFDDGPSASTPKLLAGLDHKTTFFTVGMNVVRYPEIYNQIKQNGHLLGCHTWSHKFLPGLTNEQIVAQLEWSIWAMNATGAHLPKWYRPPYGGVDDRVRQIARAFGMQAVLWDYDTFDWKMETSPPSKTASQIFNDVKHWKASGSTGLILEHDAYASTVDAGIEVSKILGTSQMTVAECVDSIDYIKTYD; translated from the coding sequence ATGAGATTCAATTTCACTCCCCTTTCCCTGGCCTTCTGCATTTTCAAGGGAAGGTTTACTTTAGCGGCTCCTGCCGAACTTGAGACTCAAGGAGCTACAACCCACCATTTTACTGAATTGTCGTCTGTCAACATTTCTATGATGGCCACAACTCCAATGCCAAAATGGCTTTCTGATGTTACTGGACTAAAAGAATGGCCAGGAGCGGACCCACCTTACATTCCATTGGACTTCATTGACTTAAAAGCAATACCGAACTTTCCCCCTCGGCCAGCAGGTACATGTCCCCCAGACcgttccagctgctcgttTGATTGTTTCAAATGCATTTCCTTCGATGATGCTTACACATGTCCCGTCCTTTCTCAGACCTTCGATGACGgtccttcagcttcaacGCCTAAACTGCTTGCAGGTCTGGATCACAAAACCACATTCTTCACTGTTGGGATGAATGTAGTTCGGTATCCAGAAATCTATAACCAGATCAAACAAAATGGGCATTTGCTTGGCTGTCACACATGGTCTCATAAGTTTTTGCCAGGTCTAACAAACGAGCAGATTGTCGCTCAATTGGAATGGTCCATCTGGGCGATGAACGCGACTGGCGCCCATTTGCCGAAATGGTATAGACCTCCATACGGTGGTGTTGATGATAGAGTTAGACAAATTGCTAGAGCTTTTGGAATGCAAGCTGTTCTTTGGGACTATGATACATTTGATTGGAAAATGGAGACATCACCACCATCCAAAACAGCCAGTCAGATTTTCAACGATGTGAAACATTGGAAAGCTTCTGGGTCAACCGGTCTTATTCTCGAACATGATGCTTATGCGTCTACAGTTGACGCAGGAATCGAAGTGAGCAAAATTTTAGGCACTAGTCAAATGACAGTTGCTGAATGTGTTGATAGTATTGATTATATCAAAACCTATGACTGA
- a CDS encoding LOG family protein, with the protein MTVNPKKTICVFCGSSFGKEASYSQAATELGRLLAAKDYGLVYGGGTTGLMGLIAKSVASQGGYVHGIIPDALVSKERTDSVDEINEKIQSDVDNHKGETPLDDSYGRTTIVSDMHTRKRMMGMEADGGFVAMPGGFGTLEEIMEVTTWSQLGIHQKPVVLFNVDGFYDDFIKFLNKAVEAGFISKNNSNIVAVASTPEEVIEKLDNYVVPDGRFNLTWKNH; encoded by the coding sequence ATGACGGTCAATCCCAAGAAGACAATTTGTGTGTTTTGCGGTTCATCATTCGGAAAAGAAGCCTCCTATTCTCAAGCGGCAACGGAGCTAGGAAGATTGCTTGCGGCAAAGGATTATGGGCTAGTTTATGGCGGCGGAACTACAGGACTGATGGGACTAATTGCCAAATCTGTCGCATCACAAGGTGGTTATGTTCACGGAATAATTCCCGATGCTCTGGTCTCTAAAGAGCGAACCGACTCTGTTGATGAGATAAACGAAAAAATACAATCCGATGTGGACAATCACAAAGGAGAAACCCCATTAGACGATAGTTATGGCAGAACTACAATTGTGTCCGATATGCACACAAGAAAAAGGATGATGGGTATGGAAGCAGACGGCGGTTTTGTTGCCATGCCTGGAGGATTTGGCACTTTGGAAGAAATCATGGAAGTTACCACATGGTCTCAATTAGGGATTCATCAAAAACCTGTGGTTTTGTTTAATGTTGATGGCTTCTACGACGACTTTATCAAATTCTTGAACAAAGCAGTGGAAGCGGGGTTTATCTCCAAGAATAATAGCAATATTGTGGCGGTTGCAAGCACACCCGAGGAAGTTATTGAGAAGTTAGATAATTATGTCGTCCCAGACGGGAGATTTAACCTTACTTGGAAAAACCATTAG
- a CDS encoding glycosylphosphatidylinositol phospholipase d, with protein MAEPDKKLKAFIYGVFTHQIADINWHSLHKSQGLLQYLAHIEFNGNVSQAHSFLDTGADFLVLSHQFENLGLNQRISLREYYSTPWDFPTKELVETYRKLGFEVTESEIEFCMMRGYAALQGELGTFRSFAPAVRYKSPLLNEVLDDYYFGGLSDIIYTISCCMKGLAGLFDGTMVNDPWLICPIFQPNHNDASTSSNYAIRSNDQQISMTRKSDGALHLWSDSVNSKFGTSLLFHVSAYGYAELLIGAEYDEGQGSVYVLPLKHLFEGQVHVMSTKLYEETNELTFAPRFGHGMAIWNTSRHSFLVISEPGLSQLNVFLDSRLVAVIHDEKARTQLGSGGPKQMGLILGVNDVNDDGINDLIVGSCHYDTLDAIQRGIVKILSGAHFAKLIEEYIDSALGIHGFPLHINDEQIEINCLTIPRQLQRDSGYDEFATSIAFSPDKLFIGSAGSGTLATFNKSGEFLYGMIPDSHVRVTQNTPFESTGLYGYHKIITGSWNKIAWVMVFANSETFDNCLLCGVAYLYLDRQRLELVAKVRPEKGQQLFFGVNALARGNDVYVAAEGSLDGAGAIWKINVGKILEANANMKFKQDILLCEEKTGFGGIIIHGTIGEGYSGFGRSLEVFEFQQALYIAVGRPLYGYGSASGLTGAVDIHKLDD; from the coding sequence ATGGCAGAACCAGATAAAAAACTAAAAGCATTTATCTATGGTGTATTCACACATCAAATCGCAGACATTAATTGGCATTCACTACATAAATCTCAGGGGCTGCTCCAATATTTGGCACACATTGAATTCAATGGAAACGTGAGTCAAGCGCACTCATTTTTAGATACAGGAGCAGACTTTCTCGTACTCTCGCACCAGTTCGAGAACCTTGGACTCAATCAAAGAATTAGTCTTAGGGAATATTATTCCACTCCTTGGGACTTTCCTACaaaagagctggttgaAACATACAGGAAGCTGGGGTTTGAAGTGACTGAAAGTGAGATCGAGTTTTGCATGATGAGAGGCTACGCGGCATTACAGGGTGAATTGGGAACATTCAGATCTTTCGCTCCAGCGGTACGATATAAATCCCCCCTTCTCAATGAAGTTCTGGACGACTACTACTTTGGAGGCCTGAGCGATATTATTTACACCATTAGCTGCTGCATGAAAGGTCTCGCTGGACTTTTTGACGGCACAATGGTGAACGATCCATGGCTGATTTGTCCAATTTTTCAACCCAATCATAATGATGCTTCCACCTCAAGTAATTATGCAATCAGATCAAATGACCAACAAATAAGCATGACACGCAAAAGTGATGGTGCTTTGCATCTCTGGAGTGATAGTGTGAATTCAAAATTTGGTACCAGTTTATTGTTTCATGTGTCGGCTTACGGATACGCCGAGCTACTTATTGGAGCAGAGTACGACGAAGGACAAGGATCTGTATACGTCTTGCCGTTGAAACACTTGTTTGAAGGGCAGGTGCATGTTATGAGCACAAAGCTATATGAAGAAACCAACGAGCTTACATTTGCTCCAAGATTTGGGCATGGAATGGCAATATGGAATACATCACGGCACTCATTCCTTGTGATTTCAGAACCAGGACTATCGCAGCTAAATGTTTTTCTTGACTCGCGACTTGTGGCTGTAATCCATGATGAAAAGGCCCGAACACAGTTAGGCAGTGGCGGCCCCAAACAAATGGGGCTGATACTTGGGGTGAACGACGTGAATGATGATGGAATCAATGACCTCATAGTGGGATCTTGTCACTATGACACTTTAGACGCAATACAAAGAGGAATTGTGAAAATCTTAAGCGGAGCACATTTTGCGAAGCTAATTGAAGAGTACATCGATTCTGCTTTGGGAATACACGGTTTTCCGCTACATATAAATGACGAGCAAATAGAGATCAACTGCCTCACTATTCCTCGCCAATTGCAGCGAGATTCTGGTTATGATGAGTTTGCAACCTCAATTGCATTCTCACCAGATAAGTTGTTTATTGGCTCAGCAGGAAGCGGCACGCTTGCTACATTTAATAAATCAGGGGAGTTCCTGTATGGCATGATTCCCGACTCTCATGTCAGAGTTACCCAAAATACACCTTTTGAGTCTACTGGGCTCTATGGATATCACAAAATCATCACAGGGAGTTGGAACAAAATTGCATGGGTTATGGTCTTTGCGAACTCCGAAACCTTTGATAATTGTCTGCTGTGTGGAGTAGCGTACCTGTATCTGGATCGCCAAAGGCTAGAATTGGTAGCAAAGGTCAGACCTGAGAAAGGACAACAACTGTTTTTCGGCGTCAATGCCTTAGCACGAGGAAATGATGTATACGTTGCTGCCGAAGGTTCTCTGGACGGTGCTGGTGCTATctggaaaataaatgtGGGAAAGATATTGGAAGCTAATGCGAATATGAAGTTCAAGCAAGATATTCTACTATgtgaagaaaaaactgGGTTTGGCGGTATTATAATTCATGGTACCATTGGTGAAGGTTATTCGGGATTTGGAAGGTCGCTGGAGGTTTTCGAATTTCAGCAAGCGCTATACATTGCAGTGGGAAGGCCCTTGTATGGTTATGGATCTGCAAGTGGATTGACTGGAGCGGTCGACATTCATAAATTGGACGATTAA
- a CDS encoding putative membrane protein has protein sequence MLGRFIVLSLTAYRAYSHKSLSKSGILIAIITGIIHALADSALELTLLVTFFVVGSQATKYKHDLKSKYTKVLGNGSDDTTRSYVQVLSNSFVATLLILGSLLTLIPTRFAKVGTIVNYCAVTADTLSSEIGILSQETPVLCYNWSAHVPRGTNGAISRLGLWAGFCGSFLIALVSAAFLKFGLKRLILFTVSGVIGSLIDSLLGAFCQLSLLDSDLQVVVEGAQGERLAKDLPGTKPISGADLLSNNAVNLLMSAITTFLFAFLIDYLH, from the coding sequence ATGCTTGGAAGATTTATCGTCTTATCATTGACCGCTTATAGAGCTTATTCTCATAAGTCGCTTAGCAAGTCAGGGATCCTCATCGCGATTATTACGGGAATTATTCATGCTTTAGCGGATTCCGCGCTTGAATTGACCTTACTGGTGACCTTCTTTGTGGTCGGATCTCAGGCTACTAAATATAAACATGACCTGAAATCAAAATACACCAAGGTACTGGGGAATGGTTCTGACGACACAACACGCTCTTACGTCCAAGTGCTGTCTAATAGTTTCGTGGCGACACTTCTAATTCTGGGTTCTTTGTTGACCCTGATTCCCACGAGATTCGCCAAAGTAGGAACAATAGTCAATTATTGTGCTGTCACCGCGGATACTTTGAGCTCAGAAATAGGCATCTTGTCCCAAGAGACGCCTGTTCTTTGCTACAATTGGTCCGCGCATGTCCCCCGGGGCACGAACGGTGCTATATCCAGGCTGGGTTTGTGGGCTGGGTTCTGTGGAAGTTTCCTGATCGCTCTTGTTTCAGCCGCATTCTTGAAGTTTGGATTGAAACGACTAATCCTCTTCACCGTGTCTGGAGTCATTGGCTCGCTCATTGACTCATTGCTTGGCGCTTTTTGCCAACTCAGTCTGCTGGACTCAGACCTTCAAGTTGTCGTTGAGGGTGCACAAGGTGAAAGGTTGGCCAAAGACTTGCCTGGAACCAAGCCGATCAGTGGTGCGGATTTGCTCAGCAATAATGCCGTTAATTTGCTAATGAGCGCTATCACTACATTCTTGTTCGCCTTTCTTATTGATTATCTACATTAA
- a CDS encoding Protein FYV10 — protein MIHSVDFHLQLKQSQFRTPIEVLRKNFKSIQKLVETHKSYCISQIKLIENTRNKQEKLDLIDAAIQQQEMFSNDIKRRVEEHNKFISRLKMRLRKLKQFQTLYDSHKKDLSSEEALTKYASLYREEINLLLIDFLLKSSYMDQAHSDKHNSGVILAKKLGLDDLIDYDVILQGLEIYNEIKFHKNLKILIKWCTENKKSLKSIQDENDPNSSLKFETYFQSFIENVKLGELSKALEIASEYLVNFLDTNVDDNLYKIASGAALLCWNRTYLNDTTQLPHKREHEKTSSFYDQSMNMVSQIEGNVSPLKELLEESKWSKLADFFLFNYNSIYGISQKPDLLLLLSVGSTALKTRSCVRSSTLSQVSTSDINFDDYLIDTRNKDGRLAIHNECPICSPDLYELTHDIPFSHQVKSNIYDYPVMLPNGNIYQYEKLISKSFKISGDKFEQSKLIPAQLSKELKDSFGILSKNEFSGLLDNYELLDPLTGEVFKREQITKVFPT, from the coding sequence ATGATTCATTCAGTTGATTTTCATTTGCAGTTGAAGCAATCTCAATTTCGAACGCCAATTGAAGTGCTGAGGAAGAACTTCAAAAGCATACAAAAACTTGTGGAGACACATAAAAGCTATTGTATATCCCAGATAAAGCTAATTGAGAACACCCGCAATAAGCAGGAGAAATTGGATCTTATTGACGCCGCTATTCAACAACAGGAGATGTTCAGCAATGATATTAAGAGAAGGGTCGAAGAGCACAACAAGTTTATTTCAAGGCTGAAAATGAGACTACGCAAGCTTAAACAGTTTCAAACATTATATGATAGCCACAAAAAAGACCTCTCCAGCGAAGAAGCACTTACCAAATATGCTTCGCTCTACAGAGAAGAGATCAACCTTTTGTTGattgattttcttctcaaaaGCTCTTATATGGACCAAGCTCATTCGGATAAGCACAACTCGGGTGTTATTTTGGCTAAGAAATTGGGACTTGATGACCTTATTGACTATGATGTGATATTACAAGGTCTAGAAATATATAATGAAATCAAGTTCCAcaaaaatttgaaaatattgATCAAATGGTGCAccgaaaacaaaaagagtCTCAAGTCAATTCAGGACGAAAACGATCCAAACTCTTCTCTGAAATTTGAAACTTATTTTCAAAGTTTCATTGAAAACGTTAAGCTAGGGGAGCTTTCCAAGGCTCTAGAGATTGCTAGTGAATACTTGGTGAATTTCTTGGACACGAATGTGGACGACAACTTATACAAAATTGCTTCAGGTGCGGCATTGCTTTGCTGGAACCGAACTTACTTGAATGACACTACTCAGCTACCCCACAAACGCGAACATGAAAAAACTTCCTCATTTTATGACCAGAGTATGAACATGGTGAGCCAAATTGAAGGGAATGTATCACCGTTAaaggagcttttggaggaaaGTAAATGGTCCAAGCTAgctgattttttcctgttcaACTACAATTCTATATATGGAATAAGCCAGAAACCAGACCTGCTATTGCTTTTGAGTGTGGGATCCACTGCCCTTAAGACAAGATCTTGTGTACGCTCCTCGACCCTTAGTCAAGTCAGTACGAGTGACATCAATTTCGACGATTACTTGATCGACACCAGGAACAAGGATGGTAGACTTGCGATACATAATGAATGTCCAATATGTTCACCCGATCTTTATGAACTCACTCATGATATCCCCTTTTCTCATCAGGTGAAGTCGAATATCTACGACTATCCAGTGATGCTTCCCAATGGTAATATATACCAATATGAGAAACTGATTTCGAAATCTTTCAAGATTAGTGGGGATAAATTCGAGCAATCGAAGCTCATACCAGCTCAGCTTTCCAAAGAATTAAAGGACTCGTTTGGAATTCTTAGTAAGAACGAGTTTAGTGGTCTGTTGGACAACTATGAACTTCTTGACCCTTTGACAGGAGAGGTTTTCAAAAGGGAACAGATTACGAAAGTATTTCCTACGTAA